TTCCGCACCGACATCGGCAAGTAGTAAATCACCAGGTTGCAAAGAATGGTGATACTGCTCATTATGCAGAACTTCGCCATGAACGGTGACAATACTGTTGTAGGAAGTAGTCATGTTATGGGCGATGATAACTGCTTCCATCGCTGCCCGCACTTCTGCTTCTATTTTGGCGCTAGTTGTAGCACGCATACCAGCTTTATGCGCTTCGACGGTGACAGCAGCGGCTTTTCTTAACTCAATTAATGCGGCTTCGTCGTGGGTGAGACGCACTGTAACAATTGCTTTGGCTAACTCTAAGTCAATTCCGGCTGGCTGAATTTGCGGTAAGACTAATCTATCCAACAGTTGCGATTGTTGCGTCCAAGTACCTGCATCTTGCACGGCAATTGTTGCCGCACCTTCTACTGATAATTCTAATTCCACCATTGGTTTAGCAACATCGGCGCCAATTTTCTGGGCGATTTCTTCACGCATAGGCATTTCTCCATGCCATAAAGCGCTACTAGGTTTCGGATCGTCCATGAATAGTTCTAACTTGCCGGCTTCTAAGCGAATTACCGCATTTGGTAAGGCAAGTCCGGCAAAATAGAGGAAATGACTGCTAGCGCGAAAGGGAAAGACATTTGCTGGGAAGTTACGCGGATTAGTATTTCCTGACCAAAGAATTACCGGAAAATCAATTAGGGTGGCTAGTCGTTGTCTTCGCTGCCGTAGAGTATCGACAAGGGAGTTAGAAGTGTTTTGTATCAGCATTGGGCATTGGTAATAGGTAATTGGTAATAGGTAATTGGTAATAGGTAATTGGTAATTATTTTCCATCCTCCATGCCCGATTACCCATTATCCATTACCCATTCCCTAGTTTTTATCGTCGTCTTTGTCGTCGTCTTTATCGTCGTCTTTGTCGTCGTCTTTATCGTCTTTTTGGTCGTTGTTAGAACGGACAGGCTGTTGGTTAGTCTGATTATTGTACTGAGTATTTTGTTGATTTTGTTGCTGGGTTTGAGTCTGTGGCTTTGTTTCGTTGTCACCGCAGCTGACTAATCCCCCGGAGATTAGAGCTAAGTTGACAGCAGTGAAAATGCTGGCGATCGCCTTTATCCATAAGTTTCCGTTTTTATTTAACATTGCCTCAAACTCTTGGAGTTAGAATTACTAATCCTACAATACTGCGATCCCAGTTGTTGTTATCAAACTATTGACAAAGATATCAACTTGTGAATTTGTCACAATAGTTAAATAAACTTATTTTCAGGTTAAAAAATGTCTGCAAAAAATCAAGTAAAGTTGAGCAACACGCCAATCGGCGATTGGTCGATTGAGCAATTGCCGGGATTAAGTCAGGAAGAACTAGCCCAACTGCAAAACTGCGGTATTTGTACCACAAAAGCGCTCTTTCAACAAGGAAATACTCTCCAATCTAAAGTGGCGCTGGCAAATAAATTACAAGTTCATCTTCAGTATGTAAATAAATGGGTAGCTTTGGCGGATTTGGCTCGGATTCCGAGTGTGGGGACGCAATATTGCGGATTATTGCTTCATGCGGGTATTGGTTCAGTAGCGCAGTTGGCTGAAACTCCCACTCACAGATTGCATCAACAAATTATGCGTTTGCAGGTAGCAACCATGCAGCGACGAGATTTATGTCCAGCAATTGAGTTAGTGCAACAATGGTGTCAACAAGCAAAAACAGTTATGAGTTATAAGTTATGAGTTATGAGTTACGAGTTACGAATTTAATTTAACTCCTAACTCCTCACTTTTAACTCCTCACTTTTAATTCCTAACTCCTCACTTTTAACTCATCACTCTTTTACCAACACACCATTGAGGAATATATCAGCCAGTCCTTCTGCCATTTCTTTCATTTCTTGCGGGGAGGCATCAGGTTCCATCAAGGTATTATTGGAAAAACCTGCAACGGCAAACATTCCTAAAAAAACTTTGGCAACCAGTTTAGCATTCGTTTGGCGATAGATGCCTCTATCCATCGCGGTTTGAAAGAAAGCTTCGGCAACTGAGCTCATTTTATCAATCACTTCTAATTGAATGCGATCGCGCAAATCTGGGTGAAACTGCGCTTCCATAAAACAAACTCGCATCAAATCGACATTTTTGTGCATATTCCACATCCGCCGGCGCATCACCTGCGCGACAGCCTTATAACTGCCCATTTCACTCAATTCTGTGAGCAAATCTGTCAAAATCTCCACCCAGCCGTTAGTTGCTACCTCAATCAAAATCGCCTTTTTATTAGGAAAATGACGAAACAAAGTACCTTCAGCTACACCCGCTGCTTGTGCTAAATCGCGGGTAGTCGTACCGTCAAATCCCTGTGAAGCAAATAACCGCAGTGCCGCGCTTAAAATGCGGCTACGGGTTTGTGCTTCAGCTGGCGGGGAAGAATTAAAAACTCGCATAATAGTTACGGTAATGTTTCCGGAACAGGATTTGTAGCATTATTGTCTAACGTGAAGTATAAAAACCACAGAAAGCTTAATACAAGATTAACGCCCTGTTTGATTGGGCATTGGGAATTGGGAATTGGGAACGTGGTAATTGGTCATCGGGCATGGGACATTGATAATAATTCTTTCCCCTTTCCCCCTCTCCCATTCCCCATTCCCCATTCCCTAGTCCCTTTCATTTTTCCTTATGAAGCAGCTTAGTAACTTCTCACCAATTGTAGATTTTAGATTTTTCTCAGGCTCAAGCTTGAGAATACCGATTCGTCGGCTAGTTGTAACCCTTATTTTGCCAATCTTTTTTTGTTGGGGGTTGTTACCTGGAATTGTTTTCGCTAAACCGTCAACTCCACCACCTCCAACTTCGATTCAACCTTATTTAGATCGAGTAATTAAGGAATTGACGGAGTTTCGCCTTGATAATGGTATGAAGTTCATCGTTTTAGAACGCCATCAAGCGCCTGTAGTTTCTTTTCTTACTTACGCTGATGTCGGTGGCGTGGATGAGCCAAATGGAAAAACAGGCGTGGCTCACTTTCTAGAGCATTTGGCATTCAAGGGAACAACGTTTATTGGTACAAAAGACTACAAAACTGAGAAACCTTTACTCGACCGTTTGGATCAGCTAGCTAGCCAAATTAAAACAGCGAAAGCTGCTGGTAAACAAGATGAGATTGCTAAGTTATCCGCTGAATTTAAAAATGTGGAAGCACAAGCGGCTAAACTAGTTAACCAGAATGAGTTAGGGCGAATTGTCGAACAGTCGGGAGGTGTTGGTTTAAATGCGAATACTTCCACAGAAGCGACTCGTTATTTTTACAGCTTTCCTTCTAACAAGTTGGAATTGTGGATGTCTCTAGAGTCTGACAGATTTCTCGATCCTGTATTTCGCGAGTTTTATAAAGAAAAAGATGTAATTTTAGAGGAGCGACGCCTGCGGGTGGAAAACTCGCCTATCGGCTTGATGATGGAGAAGTTTAGCGATGCTGCTTATAAAGTACATCCTTACAGGCGTCCGGTGATTGGTTATGACGAAGATATCCGCAACCTAACACGGGAAGATGTGCGTAAATTTTTTGATACGTACTATGTACCGAGCAATTTAACGATCGCCATTGTCGGAGATGTCAAACCAAATCAGGTGAAACAACTAGCGCAAACTTACTTTGGACGCTTTCAAGCTAAATCCAAACCACAAACGCAAGTCCCGGTGGAACCTCCTCAAAAGCAAACGCGGGAAGTTACTTTAGAACTACGTTCGCAACCTTGGTATTTAGAAGGTTATCACCGTCCGGCAATTACTCATCCAGATAATGCAGTTTATGACATTATTGACAGTTTGTTGAGTAGTGGACGCACGTCGCGGTTGTATAAGTCTTTGGTCGAACAACAACGTTTGGCGCTTGGTGCCCAAGGTTTCAGCGGATATCCGGGAGATAAGTATCCTAATTTGATGTTGTTCTATGTTCTCACGGCTCCGGGTCACAATGTTGATGAGGTGGCGATCGCTTTAAGAAAGGAAATTGACTCTTTGAAAACTCAGCCTGTTTCCCCGATGGAGTTGGATCGAGTGAAGACGCAAGCACGAGCGGGTTTGTTGCGATCGCTTGATTCTAATATGGGTATGGCGCAGCAATTGTTGGAATATGAGGTGAAAACTGGTTCTTGGCGCAATTTGTTTAAGCAGTTGGATCAAATTGCGGCTGTGACTCCTGCGGATATTCAACGGGTGGCGAGGGAAAGTTTTACACCGGAGAATCGCACTGTTGGTAAGTTGTTGTCGAAGAAGTAGAGACGACGATTTATCGCGTCTCTACAGTTTTGTACGCGCAACGCCGCAGGAATCTCGCGCCTGAGGGCAATAGTAACATCACGAAGGAATGAAAGAAACGAACCGCGAAGACGCGAAGGACGCGAAGGAAGAGATTATGCGTAAGGTAAGGGGTAAGAGGAAGAGGGTAATGGGGAAAAGGTTGTTGTATTCGTTGATGCTTTGTTTTACCCTGTTGCTTTTGGGAATGTTTGATTTTGCAATTGCAGCGCCGGGAGCGAAGCCATATACTGAGTTGCGGTTTGCACCTTTACCTGAGGTGAAGTTGCCGAAGTACGATCGCTTTGTGCTGCAAAATGGTATGGTTGTATATTTGATCGAGGATCGCGAGCTGCCGTTGGTGAGTGGTAGTGCTTTGGTGCGTACTGGCGATCGCTTTGAACCGGCTGATAAGGTCGGTTTGGCTGACTTTACTGGTGAGGTGATGCGAACTGGAGGAACTCGCAAGCATACACCGGATCAGCTAAATCAGATGTTGGAACAACGGGCAGCTTCGGTGGAAACTAGTATTGGTGAGACTTCGGCTGGTGCTGGTTTTGAGTCGCTTACTGAAGATTTAGAAACGGTGTTTGGGCTGTTTGCCCAAGTGCTGCGAGAGCCGGTGTTTGCTGCTGATAAACTGGAGTTGGCGAAGACGCAGGAAAGAGGTAGTATTTCTCGACGCAATGACGATCCTGATGATATTGCCAGTAGGGAATTTGGTAAGTTGATTTATGGTAAGGATAGCCCTTATGCCAGAACGACGGAGTATGCAACGATAGATAAGATTTCGCGTGAGGATTTGAGTCAGTTTTATCAGCAATATTTTTACCCAAATAATATGATTTTGGGGATTGTGGGGGATTTTGACTCGAAGAAAATGCGCGAACTTGTTCAAGCTAAGTTTGGTGATTGGAAGGCTAATCCAAATTTGCCTAAACTTCAGTTACCTGCTGTGAAGCAAGCGCAAACAGGTGGGGTGTTTTTTGTCAATCAGCCACAACTGACTCAGAGTAACATTCTCATTGGGCATTTGGGCGGACAGTTCAATAGTCCCGATTATCCGGCGTTGGGTGTGTTGAATGAAGTGTTAAATGGATTTGGTGGACGCTTGTTTAATGAAGTGCGATCGCGTCAAGGTTTAGCTTATTCTGTATCCGGTTATTGGAGTCCCCGCTATGATTATCCTGGTTTATTTATTGCTGGGGGACAAACGCGATCCGATGCTACGGTACAGTTTGTCAAAGCCATGCAAACTCAAATCAAACGCATCCAAGCTGAAAAAGTCACTCCCAAAGAATTAGCTTTTGCTAAAGAGTCTACACTCAACTCGTTTGTTTTCAATTTTCAAGACCCCACACAAACATTATCACGCTTGATGCGATACGAATATTACGGCTACCCCGCTGATTTTCTGTTCCGCTATCAAAAAGCCGTAGCTGCAACTACAGCTTCGGATGTGCAACGAGTAGCGCAGAAATATCTCAAGCCAGAAAATATGGTGACACTGGTAGTGGGGAATCAAACTGCTATTAACCCTCCACTGACGCAGTTAGCAGCACAGGTGACAGCGATAGATGTAACAATTCCCGGTTCACCGCAACCACAAGCGCAGAATTAATTAATATATCTTCGTTTGTGCAAGGTAGGGGCAATTGAGCAATTGCCTCTATTTTTTTTGTCTGCAACCCCATACTAATGTACTAAAAATTTCCAAATCCTTACCAAGTATAGGATGCAGCTATAAGCAATAGCTGTTGCAGCGCGATCGCACACAAGATTGTAGATTCAACGCAGCGCGATCGCCTTGACTACACCAATAATTTACCTATAGAAATAATATTTACTGACTTGGTATTTTATTCAACTAGTAATTTTACAGTGTCTTCATAGTAAACTCTTGTTAATTTCATCAAAAGACTAAATCAATTTACGTAAAATTTACACAATAATATCGGATGCCGTTTTAGTATATTTACGTTGTAAATAATATCTGATTGCTGCGTTACCGTCTTGTGGGTGCAAAAACGGTTAAATCATTTATCGATAAATTTACCTAAAAGGGCGATTTATGGGCTTGAGAATTTTCCCAGCTCAATAATGCTGGTTGCCAAAATTGGCGATCGCTCTGCACACCTAATTACGAGTAAATTGCAGTTTCAGTAAAAAAAAATACAAAGGATAAATGTATGAAACAATACAAAAAATTTTTCAAGGGCATATTACTATTAGCTACGCCGATGGTAGCAAGTTCTATATTAGCAACCTCACCCAGTCAAGCTGCTACTCTTGCCTTTTCTAAAGGTGCATTAAACTTTACACGATTCAGTCAAAGTCCTACAGCAACTTCAACTGACGTTGACACAGAAAGCCTTGTTATTGGTATCGGTAGCGGTATGGCAACTGCATTTGCTGATGCCGAAGCAACTTTTATCGTTTCTCCACCAACAGCATCAAATTCATCTTTAAGCCTAGCTTTGGGTAAAGGTAGAGATTACTTAGCACTGGGAAACAGTCAAGCTACAGTTATAGGTAACTTCGATGTTGATGCAAATACAAATTTTTCTTTTGACTTTTTAGGTAATTTAACGCTGGCAACATCTATAGATAATCCTCCGGCAGAAAATGCTAGAGCATTTGGAGATATATTTTTCGCTTTATTCGACACTAATAATAATAGTATTTTAGACTTTTTTAGCGTTGCCGGTAATTTAACTACCGAAGGCGATGACGATTTTATTGCCGCTCAAAAAAGCGACAATGTTACCTTCATAAACCGAGGTAGCAATTTCAACTTTGGCGGCAAGCAAGAATTTATCGCCGCTTCTTTTGGAGGTTCTCTACAGCGTTATTTTCCTAACCAAACAAATCTAACTTTAATAGAAGTTAAGCGGAATCGGGCTACAGTAAAAGCACCAGAACCTTCAACTAGTCTAGCTTTAATCTTGTGTGGTGGCGTAGTTAGTGTTGTCTGGAAACGTAGACGGAAACCAACAGCCGTACTCTCGTTTGTCAGAAACAGCTGATACTTCACTCAAATCTAACTTCTTATCTTCATCGACTAGAATCTGTTGCTCTTTTTGTTTACCATAATAAACATTTAGCTGCACTTGAGTAGGAAATCTATCTGTATCAAAACGAAATGCCTTTCCTCCTCGCGCTGCTTGGTGAATGTAAAAAGTGTATGTGATTAATAACAACTAATTAACTAATACTGGCTACAGGGGAGATTGCATTTTCAGGACGAATGAGCGCTTCATACGATCGCTTGAAAGCGGTAATTCATGAATTACCGCTACTTTATAATGTGTATGCACAATTATTTTTGCGCTTGACAGGGTTAGGTTTGTATATTCCACTGAAAAAGTCAAAGACTTTTGCTAAAATTTAGTGGTTACTAGGCACGAATGAGAGTTTTTGGATTGCGGGTGCTTGCAGTTTCATTTTGACTTTGTTCTTGCAGCACCAGCTTTAAATTATAGTGAGCTGATGCCAAGTCTGGCTGCATAGAAATGGACTGGTGATAGTAGGCGATCGCCGTTTTAAAATCCCCTGCCTGTTTACACTTAAAGCCTAAATCGTTGTTCATCGCTGCGTAATGAGCTTGTTTATCTGGGGAGAGCTTACCTTGGGCATAAAGTGCATTGGCTAAGTTAACCTCAGCTTCAACGCAATCAGGCTGTAGCGAGAGTGCTTTTTGATAGTAAGCGATCGCATCTTCAACATCACCTTGTTGATGCAGCGCATAGCCAAGGTTATTGTATACGGCGATCGCCTGTGGCTGTAGAGCTAAGACTTGATTATAGGCTTCTATCGCTTTTGATAATTGACCTTGAGCTTGATATAAATTCCCCAAGCTAAATAAAGCCTTGATAGAATTGGGCTGAATTTCAAGCAGGCTTTTTAGTAGATTTTCACTTTTTTGGTACTCACCTTTTTGCCTCATCAACACCCCCAGTCCATAAAGTGCTTCCGGGTGATTTGACTGAGTTTCTAGAATCTGACGGTATCCCTGCTCGGCTTCGGTGAGTCGGTTTGCTCGATGCTTCTCAAGAGTAAGTTGCAGCGCGAAAGGAATAATCCTGACATCAAGTTGTCTATTCTGGCAATCTTTGTATTTGGCTACGATATGCTGAATGCGACGCTCTTTAGCCCCAAAAGAATACTTATATTCCTCATTTCCCTTTAAAAAGTCGTAAACTTTAAATCCATTTTGAATAGCGTATCGGATAGCGTCAGCATGGAGGATAAGTCCAGGTGGCGGATTTTTAAAAGTTTCATCGCGACCTGTAATGGAGAATAGCATGGATTTTTGATGAACATCAACAAAGTTAGCGATCGCTCCTAAAGGTGTGTCCCCTTTCCATAGAACCCGTAAATACAGACAGTTATTTTCAAAACAATGACGTAAAATAGCGCGAACGTAATTCATAATTACGTCACACTTATCCCCTTTTTTATCTCTCCATTTAGACTCCCAGAACTTGAGTAGTATCTCAATATGAGACTCCAGATTGTTTGCGTCAACGTGGGTAATATGAAACTCGTCACTTTCGATTTTCTTTAAAAAGCGTCTTATTTTTTGGCGAGTATTTGAACCTACGTCATTTTGCAGATATTGATCCCAGTCGTCTGCTAATGAAACATAAGGGGCAATATAATTATCAGTATCTTCTCCCTGATTTTGAATGCGGTGTTGACTGAACTCAAAAGTATCTCTAGAGAAATGCCTCAAGAAGAGAGACATGCGTGTATCTGTTTCTAGAATATTTTGTACATTGAAACTAGACCATGTTAACTGCTGTTGGATGTAAGCGGCAAAAGCAGGAATTACCTCTTGTTCATAACCTGGCAGGCAAATAAGTCCGGTGTAATCTGCCACGCTATTTCCTGCCATGTAGAGTTGAGTATAAAAGCCACCTCCATCCTGCTGTTCTAGTACAATTTTCAGAGGGAAAAACGCAACATAGGATGAATCGTGGGTATCTGGTTTGGCAGCTAATATGAACCACGGCTCATGCACCATCTGCAACCATCCAGATAGCCAAACCCAAGATAAGAAGAACTGAGCCTGAGAATCGACAGCGTATACAGAATCCCAATTTTCTCTTCTTTCCTTAAATGTTTCAAAATTATCAATTATATCAATCTGCATATCATTTTTGCCTATTTCAATAATCTTCTTATCGGGTGAGACTATTAACGGTTGGTTAAATCAAGTGAAATTGAAGTACTACTACTCCGAGATAAAGCAGTTTGGTTTCCAGTTTTTGCATATGCTGTGGCTGTTGCATCGGCTCGACTATAGTCAAGGCTACCCAAGTTTTGAACATTTGTCTTGGTTTGAGCATTAGTATAAGTAGTCTCACCGATAGCAACTGCACCTGCATCAGCTGTGGCATATTTAAGTCCGGTTGTTGTTGTGGTAACTGTACCAGCGTAAACATTGCCACCATACACAATGCTGCTTTCGTCAATCGATTGTAAATAACTTAAGTCAGAGATGATCAATAAGTTTCTCACACTTACCTCACGAGAAATTTTCAGCCAACTAAATTCACAGAAAAGAACTACTAGAGCAACTAGATGTTGATGTGCTGCTACTAGATTTTGCGTAACTGCTGGAACTATTACCAGATGAAACGTGTACAGAAACGCTTTGACTAACCTCACCCTCATCATCACTAGATGTTTGGACTACGCTTTTAGCCTCGGCAATCACTTTCCCATCAGGTGAGACTATGCGTTTAACCACAACTTTCTGTTGAGTCATAATCTTAACACCATCTATTGTTAATTATCAAAAAATAGCAATCACTAAAATGTGATTGCCTCAAATCATAACTAAGTAGAACGGCTGGCGAAGGAGACGGCATAATTAACATTATTTATCTGCCCAGATGCTCCACCCAATAGTTCTTTACCATCTTGACTAGTGGCTCGATATCCGTAATTTTGCCCGTTTTTATCGCTGAATTCTTCAAGCAAATATTCCCCTGTTTTTTTTGAAGATTGTTTGTAAAATCCAGGCATGTGAATCATTAACCAGTCCAATATATCAAGTTTCCGTGCTATATCTGCTGTATTTTCTGATAATCCGCCTCGAACTTGACTAATATTGGCTGTTTCACAAAAGCTGAGATCGTAAATTTTGAGTCTGCTCATATGACTCCTTAAAGTCCCTGAAAAAACACAGCCAGAAGTTATCTATATATAGTTTCTGGCTGTTTTCAAGTAGAGCTATTTCGTTGCTCTAGTGTTCAACGGTTAATCATCAGTCTGTAACAGCAACAGAGGTGCTGCTAGAAGAATATCCAGTGGTAAAAGCGAAGGTTTGGGTAAGAGTATTGTTACCATAAGCTTCAGCTTCAGCAGTAGCTATATTACCTTTGACATCAGCTTTTGCGTCAATATCTTTTTTTATTTTGACGTATTCACTAGCGTAGACGTAAGATTTTTCATTACCGAAATTGATACCACCAACAACAGCAGAACCTTCAGTAGCTTCTAAGTAGTTCAAATCTGAAATAATCATTGACTTGCTCCTGGTAATTAATAACTGTGTTTTGGGAATTGGTGCAAACAACTTGTTATTTATTATTTGCTTTTTTCGCAAGCAACTTGTTTCTCGTTGCTCATACTTATAAGATAGCTTATTAATTTAAAAAGTCAACCTATTTTTGAGATTTTTTTAAAAAATATTAGATTTTTATTTTATGATGAATAATCAAAAAAATTCATGAAAAAACTAGGCAATATTTAAATTTTTACTGCCTAAAAACAATGTATTTGTGACTTTTTTTAGAAATTTTAAAAAAATATTTTTTAGAAAAAAGATTCCAAAAAATAAATAACTTTTCTTTTTTACTATGAATTTACCTGTCTAAAAAAAAAGTATTTTTTGACATATTTTTTGATTTTGAACGCTAAAATGGGCGGATTATCCGTGAGAAAAATGTTTCAAGTTATCAGATATTTAGTGTTGGTTAATAACAAGCTTAAGCCGGCTTCAGCACTTCTGACTGTGGTTGCAAATTGCCATCCGAGTCTAACTTAGTGACAATTTCCAAAACCTGAATTTGTTGCTTTAACCACTCAGAAAACAATTCAGAAATGATTTTTTCGCGTAACTGCTCATCTAATTGGGGTTGAATGACTTCTTCCACCCAAATGAAATGCACTCCTTTTGAGGTGGTAATCGGTTTGATAATTTTTGGAGCAGAAGCAAGAAATACAGCGGCTGCAATTTCTGGACGGAAATCTTTGCGGTATCGGAGTCCCTGATATCCATAAGCACGGCGAAGTTCCGGTTCTTGGATATATTGGCGAGCGATTTCTGGAAAAGTGATTTCGTCTTCTTCGAGGGCATAAAAAAGCTCTAAAGCCAAGTCTCTATCTTCAAAGATGACCTCATAGGTAACAGCAGCCACATAATCTAGTTGGTGTTCATAAAAGAACTTTTCGACGTGAGATGAAAACAGATGATTCGCCAACTTCCTGGAAAGAACGTTGTTATAGATTAATTCTTCAAACTCATTGACAGACAGATGGTGTTTTTCTAACCATGTCCATGTATCTTTAGCTTTGACAAGCTTCTTGGCTAGGCGTAAGTTATCTCCTTCTTGCTGTAGTTCTGCTTCCGTCAGCTTAATGCTAGCTTCTTCAGTTGCTTGGACAATAATTTTTTGAGATGCGATCGCTTTTACTACATCAGGAATTTGGCAGGAAAGTTTGATGCTATGAATAATGTCTAAATCAGTAATCGTCAGAATATCGGACATGATGCAATTCCTCCATAAGTTATTCCTTATCTACAAACTAGATAAGATGGAGTTTTGATTCTTAATTCCTTATTAAAACCCGACTTAGAAATGGGGTCTAGGTCACTTAGGTAGTAACAATGGTTCTATGCAGATACAGATATAGTTGATAATTCCCGATCAATTTTTTCCGCTAGCTTGTAAGCCATTAACGGCGGATTTCGATAGTTGCTGGCAGTTTTTCTAAATCCCCATCGTCTGGCTTCAGCTTCTGAAACTCCAAACTCTGCGGCTAGGTGGTGATAAGACCAGCCATATTTTCTCATTAGGTCAATTGGATGCATATAAAAAGCTTGCTCCTGGTATTGCTATATCTACGTTTAGGGTTTCCGAATGCTGGTAGGTCGAGGGTAGACTTGATATGCGCTCCGATAAAAGTGTTGACTACATCTCTAAACCGCCTTTTTGCAGTTTCTTAAACGGATCTAAAACAAAGTCAATCACGCGTCGTTGGCGAATAATTACTTCGGCGTTTGCTGTCTGACCGGCGCTTAATTGAATGCGTTTCTCACCATTTTGGACATACTGCTTGTCTAAGGCGATTTCTAACTCAAAGTTTTCTATGGTTCCTTGGGGTGTAACGCTTGCTTTGGAGTCGGGAGAAATCCAAGTAACTTTACCTTGGCTGACGCCATATTCCTGGAAGGGATAAGCATCAAACTTGACTTTGACTAACATTCCCACCTTCAAGAAGCCGCTATCCTGAATAGGCATATTCGCTTTGAGTACGAAGCCACTATTTTTGGGTGCAATTTGGGCAATCCGCTGACCTGGTTGTATCACCGCTCCGGCTTTGGTGGTTGGCAACTCAAAAATCACTCCATCAATAGGCGATCGCACTACTCTTTGCTGCATCTGAAGCTTTAAGGATGTGATTTGGCTTCCTGCTTGAGCGATTTGAGATTGCAGTGCCCCAATTTGTGTATCTAAGTCTTTGAGTTGTTGCTGATTTCTCAGAAGCGCCAATTGACCGTTTTGCAACAAGCTTTGATAGCTATTTTGCTCCTCTTGCAGTCGGAGTTTTGCTTGCTTGATATCAGACTCCAGCTGACTGATTGTTGCCTGGTAGCGATTCTGTTCTTCTTGCAGTCGGAGTGTTGCTTGCTTAATGTCAGATTGCGCTCTTTCGTAGAGCCGTTTGCTTTCTTGTTCTTCTTTTTTGAGTTGGTCAACTTGGTTTGCAGAAACGGCACCATCATTCACTAGTTGACTAAAGCGTTGGACTTGTCTTGAATCTATATCCAAACGAGCTTGAGCCGACTTCTGGTCATTTTCAGTGGTGCTAATCTGCTGCTGTGCCTGATTGACTAATGCCTGTTTTTCTAGCTTTTGTAGGTTATAAGTACTTCGTTTAGCATCCAGGTTTTGTTTTGCCTGGTTGACTTGGGACATCTTTTCTAGGGCTTGGGATTGGTTTTGTTGCTCCTGAACCCCAAGAGTCAACTGTAATTGTTTTTTGAGTACATCCAGTTGCACCCGTTGATTTTGCAGTCCAGATAGCTTTTCCTGAGCCTGTTGCATTTCCGTTTGCAAGATATCAGACTCAAGTTCTAACAGAACCTGCCCTGCTGTTACGGTGTCACCTTCTTTGACCCTGACAGCTTTGACACTGCCACCTGCTTGAGAGTCTAATTTTTGCGTTGCACCTTTGGGTTCTATACGTCCTTTTGCGCTTCCAGTCTCATCTACTTTCGAGATGCTTGCCCAAGGTAAGGCAATGACGGCAAAGCCTACGAGTACATACAGCACACCGCGTGTCCATACCCTAGGTAAGGCATCCAGGAGTTCTTCGGTGCCGTAATATAAATCTTGGGCATCACCTTCTCTTTCTCT
Above is a genomic segment from Tolypothrix sp. NIES-4075 containing:
- a CDS encoding HlyD family efflux transporter periplasmic adaptor subunit, producing the protein MPYTSLNSSSTLAKDEKDEYRNYAETNKSTEVLPGREREGDAQDLYYGTEELLDALPRVWTRGVLYVLVGFAVIALPWASISKVDETGSAKGRIEPKGATQKLDSQAGGSVKAVRVKEGDTVTAGQVLLELESDILQTEMQQAQEKLSGLQNQRVQLDVLKKQLQLTLGVQEQQNQSQALEKMSQVNQAKQNLDAKRSTYNLQKLEKQALVNQAQQQISTTENDQKSAQARLDIDSRQVQRFSQLVNDGAVSANQVDQLKKEEQESKRLYERAQSDIKQATLRLQEEQNRYQATISQLESDIKQAKLRLQEEQNSYQSLLQNGQLALLRNQQQLKDLDTQIGALQSQIAQAGSQITSLKLQMQQRVVRSPIDGVIFELPTTKAGAVIQPGQRIAQIAPKNSGFVLKANMPIQDSGFLKVGMLVKVKFDAYPFQEYGVSQGKVTWISPDSKASVTPQGTIENFELEIALDKQYVQNGEKRIQLSAGQTANAEVIIRQRRVIDFVLDPFKKLQKGGLEM